Proteins encoded within one genomic window of Impatiens glandulifera unplaced genomic scaffold, dImpGla2.1, whole genome shotgun sequence:
- the LOC124918411 gene encoding splicing regulatory glutamine/lysine-rich protein 1-like, giving the protein MANTLQTSIRSMIDEAVQTSVKSLIAESVQTATAPLVDMLQAMAIQIRELSKLQVSKTQEQINSDAETAKKLKDEEREKERSRKEFKDKDHELAQKCNEEEQAAIHEPISAQPSQAMKTRNKNKRKAVAEVMKRAEQNSQRVIETVGMNVQPLDEEEEEDIDELNRRKKRANESSTATPSSRPTVAQPSRPPQPVCHYRSECRRPRRDDRRPNDRRPDDNNQRGEYQQSGEGKEILKALLADDSGSYWAYSDIETNDDEFPCLMAKEE; this is encoded by the exons ATGGCCAACACCCTTCAAACCTCGATCAGATCCATGATAGATGAAGCTGTGCAAACCTCCGTCAAATCTTTGATCGCAGAATCCgttcaaaccgcaaccgctcccttAGTCGATATGTTGCAGGCCATGGCTATTCAAATTAGGGAGTTGTCCAAACTTCAAGTAAGCaaaactcaagagcaaatcaattctgacgccgaaaccgcaaagaaactaAAAGACGAAGAAAGGGAAAAGGAACGGTCAAGAAAGGAATTTAAAGACAAAGATCATGAGCTTGCCCAGAAGTGTAATGAGGAAGAACAAGCTGCTATTCATGAACCCATATCGGCTCAACCCTCGCAAGCTATGAAGACAAGAAACAAGAACAAGAGGAAAGCGGTTGCAGAGGTGATGAAGCGAGCAGAACAAAACAGTCAAAGAGTGATCGAAACAGTCGGGATGAACGTacaacctcttgatgaagaagaagaagaggacatcGACGAACTCAACCGGCGTAAAAAGAGGGCCAACGAAAGttcaaccgcaactccaagctccagaccGACTGTTGCTCAACCGTCTCGACCACCACAACCAGTCT GTCACTACAGGTCGGAGTGCAGAAGACCAAGAAGAGACGACCGAAGACCGAATGACAGAAGACCGGATGATAACAACCAGAGAGGTGAATATCAGCAATCCGGTGAAGGCAAAGAAATTCTGAAGGCATTATTAGCCGATGACAGTGGGAGCTATTGGGCTTATTCCGACATAGAGACTAATGACGACGAATTTCCTTGTCTCATGGCTAAGGAGgaataa